From the Acinetobacter wanghuae genome, one window contains:
- a CDS encoding DUF1615 family protein, protein MNKTFALHFPIKSLSVLAVSLSLAGCGNGSWWSTDEPTMDAEQIRKAIPSRVSERDSWAKDIFDITEQLGIPQTKQNVCTIVAVVDQESNFHADPAVPGLGTKAVKEVQDRLEEKFKEKLGENIGGTIAGYFQDVLKNHPSPEDNYLSQMRRVKTERELDELYREIFDYMTKQYHVSALTGAAKLVGQNFGEKLNPITTLGSMQVHIGYAKEHKRQGGNMAELRTDLYSQYGGLYYGIHRLMMYPADYEKPIYRFGDYNSGMYSSRNAAFQSMLNDLTETALDLDGDLLLYTKDGGIRSQKSQSERELISVFAKNNFIITERQIRADLKKEKEKDFEDTMTYKALTKLYKEKIGKEPMYAIMPEVVITGPKLSRDYNTNWFATRVNGRYESCMHRIRNLKL, encoded by the coding sequence ATGAACAAAACCTTTGCCCTGCATTTTCCGATTAAATCGCTGTCTGTACTCGCAGTTTCACTCAGTCTTGCCGGTTGTGGTAACGGGTCGTGGTGGTCGACTGATGAACCGACCATGGATGCAGAACAAATTCGTAAAGCCATTCCTTCGCGTGTCAGTGAACGCGATTCATGGGCGAAAGATATCTTCGATATTACGGAACAATTGGGCATTCCACAGACGAAACAAAATGTCTGTACCATTGTCGCTGTGGTCGATCAGGAATCGAATTTCCATGCGGACCCTGCAGTACCCGGTTTAGGCACTAAAGCAGTTAAAGAAGTTCAAGATCGATTAGAAGAAAAATTTAAAGAAAAATTAGGCGAAAATATTGGTGGAACCATCGCTGGCTATTTCCAAGATGTATTGAAAAACCACCCAAGCCCTGAAGACAACTATTTAAGCCAAATGCGCCGCGTTAAAACAGAGCGTGAATTGGATGAGTTATATCGTGAAATTTTTGACTATATGACCAAGCAATATCATGTCAGTGCCTTAACCGGTGCAGCAAAATTGGTCGGTCAAAATTTTGGTGAGAAGTTAAATCCGATTACGACATTGGGTTCAATGCAAGTGCATATTGGTTATGCCAAAGAGCATAAACGCCAAGGTGGCAATATGGCGGAATTGCGTACGGATCTCTATAGTCAGTATGGCGGTTTATACTATGGTATTCACCGTTTGATGATGTATCCGGCGGATTATGAAAAACCGATTTATCGTTTCGGTGATTATAACTCGGGGATGTATTCAAGTCGTAATGCCGCTTTTCAAAGTATGCTGAATGATTTGACAGAAACTGCGTTAGATTTAGATGGTGATTTGCTGCTGTATACCAAAGATGGTGGGATTCGCTCGCAAAAAAGCCAGTCCGAACGTGAGCTGATTAGTGTTTTTGCGAAAAATAATTTTATTATTACTGAGCGTCAAATCCGCGCAGATCTAAAAAAAGAGAAAGAAAAAGACTTTGAAGACACCATGACCTATAAAGCGTTAACCAAGCTTTATAAAGAAAAAATAGGCAAAGAACCGATGTATGCGATTATGCCTGAAGTGGTCATTACGGGTCCTAAACTCAGCCGTGATTACAACACCAATTGGTTTGCTACTCGTGTTAATGGTCGCTATGAATCATGCATGCACAGAATCCGAAACCTAAAACTCTAG
- a CDS encoding fatty acid desaturase family protein translates to MNMPIKFQYFKNPKNRELSALELDELARELDAIKQEVLDDLGEKDAKYIRRVYSAIRYSSIAGRALLFAGWFPPAWVLGTGLLGFAKIMENMELGHNVMHGQYDWMNDPNMNGQTYEWDIVGTSDNWRQTHNFKHHTYTNIKGMDDDIGYGLLRLFPEQRWKPGYLLQPIYAVPFCLLFQWGVAIQNLELGKMFKGRKSKEQTKEEWKPMQRKIGKQLFKDYVFFPLIAGPAALPVLAGNCVANGLRNIWTFSIIFCGHFTKDVEVFPKSVLENESRGHWYMRQIRGSSNLTGSEFFHILTGHLSHQIEHHLYPDIPARRYRQMGPKVQAVCEKYGLNYNNASLVKQYGSVIKRIVKYAFPFKK, encoded by the coding sequence ATGAATATGCCTATCAAATTCCAATATTTTAAAAATCCTAAAAACCGTGAATTATCAGCATTAGAGCTGGATGAATTAGCACGTGAATTAGATGCGATTAAACAAGAAGTCCTTGATGATTTGGGCGAAAAAGATGCGAAATATATCCGTCGTGTCTATTCTGCCATTCGTTATTCTTCAATCGCCGGTCGTGCGTTATTGTTTGCCGGTTGGTTCCCGCCAGCATGGGTTTTAGGGACGGGTTTACTTGGTTTTGCCAAAATCATGGAAAATATGGAACTCGGTCATAATGTTATGCATGGTCAGTATGACTGGATGAATGATCCAAACATGAACGGTCAAACCTACGAATGGGATATTGTGGGGACATCGGATAACTGGCGTCAAACTCATAACTTTAAACATCATACGTATACCAATATTAAAGGTATGGATGATGATATTGGTTATGGTCTATTACGTTTGTTCCCAGAACAACGCTGGAAACCAGGCTATTTATTACAACCGATCTATGCTGTGCCATTTTGTTTGTTATTCCAATGGGGTGTTGCGATTCAAAACCTTGAACTCGGTAAAATGTTCAAAGGTCGTAAAAGCAAAGAGCAAACCAAAGAAGAATGGAAACCGATGCAACGTAAAATTGGCAAACAATTGTTTAAAGATTATGTGTTCTTCCCATTAATTGCAGGCCCTGCTGCATTGCCTGTACTTGCGGGTAACTGTGTTGCCAATGGACTACGTAATATTTGGACATTTAGTATTATTTTCTGTGGTCACTTCACCAAAGATGTCGAAGTGTTCCCAAAATCTGTACTTGAAAATGAAAGCCGCGGACACTGGTATATGCGTCAAATTCGTGGTTCTTCAAACCTGACAGGTTCGGAGTTCTTCCATATTTTAACGGGTCACTTAAGTCATCAAATTGAGCATCATTTGTACCCAGATATCCCGGCACGTCGTTACCGTCAAATGGGACCAAAAGTACAAGCGGTATGTGAAAAATATGGTTTGAACTACAATAATGCCAGTCTTGTGAAACAGTACGGTAGTGTGATTAAACGTATTGTGAAATACGCTTTCCCATTTAAAAAATAA
- the fabR gene encoding HTH-type transcriptional repressor FabR codes for MKISSDATLLETNDMEAAITVRSVGRKATITKEELFQAALNLIGPQKSIASLSLREVAREAGIAPNSFYRHFKDIDELAIELIDRAGIVLRQILNESRLQASKQNSIIRSSVEVFIAQLDADEGNLSLLLREGYTGSNSYKQAVDRQLNYFQQELRDDLIRLERLNNSKLLHPEIAAKAITQLVFNMGAQVIDMAVEDRREIAEQTMIMIRMILEGARHLDHAQIR; via the coding sequence ATGAAAATAAGCAGTGATGCCACTTTATTAGAAACCAATGACATGGAAGCAGCGATCACCGTTCGAAGTGTGGGTCGCAAAGCCACCATTACCAAAGAAGAATTATTTCAGGCGGCATTGAATTTAATTGGACCACAAAAAAGTATCGCATCCTTAAGCCTACGTGAAGTTGCACGTGAGGCAGGCATTGCGCCAAACAGTTTCTATCGTCATTTTAAAGACATTGATGAACTTGCCATTGAGCTGATTGATCGTGCGGGTATTGTACTTCGTCAAATTTTAAATGAATCACGCCTACAAGCATCAAAACAAAACAGTATTATTCGTAGCTCAGTCGAAGTGTTTATTGCCCAGCTTGATGCGGATGAAGGCAATTTAAGTTTATTACTTCGTGAAGGGTATACCGGCTCAAACTCTTATAAACAGGCCGTTGATCGTCAGTTGAATTATTTTCAACAAGAACTGCGTGATGATTTAATTCGTTTAGAACGCCTCAATAACAGCAAGTTATTGCATCCCGAGATTGCAGCCAAAGCCATTACGCAACTGGTATTTAATATGGGCGCACAAGTGATTGATATGGCTGTAGAAGATCGTCGTGAAATTGCAGAACAAACCATGATTATGATTCGCATGATTTTGGAAGGTGCTCGACATTTGGACCATGCTCAAATTCGATAG
- the rapA gene encoding RNA polymerase-associated protein RapA, producing MEKLQQFAIGQRWLSDTETELGLGVLIDVDERSVSILFPKSDETRVYARNNAPLSRIVFNPKDELQDQEGTKWIVESTEDRNGVVRYNVIRTLEDGTEERKALNETRIGASIQLSKPLDRLMASQVDYKEWYDLRIEAMLMQANMHSSPLRGLVGSRVGLIPHQLYIAHEVGQRFAPRVLLADEVGLGKTIEAGLIMHQQLKTGRSERILILVPDSLQYQWMIEMRRRFNLEFSLFDLTRTASIKEHDPDLNPFSTEQRIIASVDLMIDHDDLRDQALEAGFDLLVVDEAHHLMWSEEDGGNDRYDLVEELAEKTPGVLLLTATPEQLGVESHFARLRLLDPQRFSSLDRFLDEETQYQHTAQIAEVLMSDLPLEEAHIDAIQVLLGQRIEDTPEQRFRAIHELLDRHGTGRILFRNTREAIQGFPGRDCQPAPLPAPANWSMDGKLREQMWPEEAQLDGAWMETDPRVMWLMERLRTDLKHKKVLLIARSGPVVEALENVLRLHAGVRTAMFHEGMSLLERDQAAAYFAEDSYGAQILLCSEIGSEGRNFQFASDLILFDLPSNPDVLEQRIGRLDRIGQENRIQIHVPYLIGTAQERMFRWYNEALNIFGNISPTAQTLQENFIMDLKGCLLADKGQEFEDLLEAVSVQREALEAELQSGRDRLLEYNSCRPIVAQEIVTALEDYDDNTTLPMFMKRFMASTNIDFDEQSNGTVIIKPTDQMQVQGLTLDEEGMTATFYRDQAQIREDAQYLTLEHPFTESVMEMINTQGFGSTNVALLKSAALPQGSLLLEVWFKVDVVAPKALNLPSSLPQQLVRVLLSEKGQDLSQKIAPEILKPYLHHLDGNSCRQVVKARRDVIEARYHQALELARAALPNFKQQAKEVYGNKFQYEIDRLTYLKQFNPSIREDEIARLQKLQKEGLGLLDGLSVTPEAIQVMVVVKP from the coding sequence GTGGAAAAATTGCAGCAGTTTGCTATTGGTCAACGTTGGTTATCAGATACAGAAACAGAGCTCGGTTTAGGGGTTCTCATTGATGTAGATGAACGCTCGGTCAGCATTTTATTTCCAAAAAGCGATGAAACCCGTGTGTATGCACGTAACAATGCACCTTTATCTCGTATTGTGTTTAATCCAAAAGACGAATTACAAGATCAAGAAGGCACCAAGTGGATTGTAGAGTCAACTGAAGACCGCAATGGCGTGGTGCGTTATAACGTGATTCGTACCCTAGAAGATGGGACAGAAGAACGTAAAGCGTTAAATGAAACCCGTATTGGGGCAAGCATTCAGCTGTCAAAACCGCTTGATCGTTTAATGGCAAGCCAAGTCGACTACAAAGAATGGTACGACTTACGTATTGAAGCAATGCTCATGCAAGCCAATATGCACAGTAGCCCGCTACGTGGTTTAGTCGGTTCGCGTGTGGGTCTGATTCCACACCAATTGTATATTGCACATGAAGTCGGTCAACGTTTTGCACCGCGTGTATTGCTTGCCGATGAAGTAGGTTTAGGTAAAACCATTGAAGCTGGTTTGATCATGCATCAACAGCTCAAAACCGGTCGTTCAGAACGTATTTTGATTTTGGTACCAGATTCGCTGCAATATCAGTGGATGATTGAAATGCGCCGTCGTTTTAATCTTGAATTCTCACTGTTCGATTTGACTCGTACTGCATCCATTAAAGAACATGATCCAGATTTAAATCCATTCTCAACCGAACAACGCATTATCGCATCTGTTGATTTAATGATTGACCATGATGATTTACGCGATCAAGCCTTAGAAGCCGGCTTCGATTTATTGGTTGTCGACGAAGCGCATCATTTGATGTGGTCTGAAGAAGATGGCGGTAATGATCGTTACGACTTGGTGGAAGAGCTAGCTGAAAAAACACCGGGTGTATTGTTACTCACTGCAACGCCTGAACAGTTGGGTGTGGAATCACACTTTGCCCGTTTACGTTTGCTCGATCCGCAACGCTTTAGCTCGCTGGATCGTTTCTTGGATGAAGAAACGCAATATCAACACACAGCACAAATTGCTGAAGTGTTAATGTCGGATTTACCGCTTGAAGAAGCGCATATTGATGCGATTCAGGTGCTATTGGGTCAACGTATCGAAGATACGCCTGAGCAACGTTTCCGTGCCATTCATGAGCTCTTAGACCGTCATGGTACAGGTCGTATCTTGTTCCGTAACACCCGTGAAGCGATTCAAGGCTTCCCAGGACGTGATTGTCAGCCTGCACCACTTCCTGCACCTGCAAATTGGTCAATGGACGGCAAGCTACGTGAACAAATGTGGCCTGAAGAAGCACAATTAGATGGCGCTTGGATGGAAACAGATCCACGTGTTATGTGGTTGATGGAACGTTTACGTACTGATTTAAAACACAAGAAAGTGTTATTGATTGCGCGTAGTGGTCCTGTGGTTGAAGCTCTAGAAAATGTACTTCGTTTACATGCGGGTGTGCGTACTGCCATGTTCCATGAAGGCATGAGCTTATTGGAACGTGACCAAGCGGCAGCGTATTTCGCTGAAGATTCATATGGCGCACAAATTTTACTCTGTTCTGAAATTGGTTCGGAAGGGCGTAACTTCCAGTTTGCTTCTGATTTAATTTTATTTGACTTACCGTCAAACCCAGATGTGTTAGAGCAACGTATTGGTCGTTTGGACCGTATTGGTCAAGAAAATCGTATTCAGATTCATGTGCCGTATTTAATTGGTACAGCACAAGAACGTATGTTCCGTTGGTATAATGAAGCATTGAATATCTTCGGTAATATTTCACCGACTGCGCAAACTTTGCAAGAAAACTTCATCATGGACTTAAAAGGCTGCTTACTCGCCGATAAAGGTCAAGAATTTGAAGACTTGTTAGAAGCGGTGAGCGTGCAACGTGAAGCTTTAGAGGCTGAATTACAGTCAGGTCGGGATCGTTTGCTTGAATACAATTCTTGTCGTCCAATCGTGGCACAAGAAATTGTCACTGCGCTTGAAGACTATGATGACAATACGACGTTGCCCATGTTTATGAAGCGCTTTATGGCGTCGACGAATATTGATTTTGATGAGCAAAGCAACGGTACGGTGATCATTAAACCAACCGATCAGATGCAAGTTCAAGGTTTAACCCTCGATGAAGAGGGGATGACCGCGACTTTCTATCGAGATCAAGCGCAAATCCGTGAAGATGCACAGTACTTAACCCTTGAGCATCCGTTCACTGAAAGCGTCATGGAAATGATCAATACGCAAGGCTTTGGTAGCACAAACGTAGCACTGTTAAAATCTGCGGCACTGCCTCAAGGCTCGTTGTTACTTGAAGTCTGGTTTAAAGTAGATGTAGTTGCACCGAAAGCATTGAACTTACCGTCAAGCTTGCCACAACAATTGGTTCGCGTGTTGCTCAGTGAAAAAGGTCAGGATTTATCGCAAAAAATTGCACCTGAAATTTTGAAACCGTATTTACATCATTTAGATGGCAATAGCTGCCGCCAAGTGGTGAAAGCACGCCGCGATGTGATTGAAGCGCGTTATCATCAAGCATTAGAGTTGGCACGTGCGGCATTACCAAACTTCAAGCAACAAGCCAAAGAAGTCTATGGTAATAAATTCCAATACGAAATTGACCGTTTAACTTACTTAAAACAGTTCAATCCAAGTATTCGTGAAGATGAAATTGCGCGTTTGCAAAAATTGCAAAAAGAAGGTTTAGGTTTACTCGATGGTTTATCGGTAACACCTGAAGCGATTCAAGTCATGGTGGTGGTGAAACCATAA
- a CDS encoding RluA family pseudouridine synthase has product MSNFLTEHLIYRDDDFMVVHKPAGLLTVPGKTEDLQDCMINRLLAIEPKTLLIHRLDRDTSGILVFGLSKAGQKSISRQFQERQTDKTYQALVVGTLEGGGTVDVPVIYDPSRPPLHIAEPTHNKPALTHWQAIEHLEIQGQAVTRVKLTPITGRSHQLRVHMQYLGHPIVGDTLYASPKDQALMPRLCLHAERLSFQHPISNEAVEYHYSVPF; this is encoded by the coding sequence TTGAGTAATTTTCTAACCGAACATCTGATATATCGTGATGACGACTTTATGGTGGTGCATAAACCAGCAGGGTTGCTCACGGTTCCCGGTAAAACAGAAGATTTACAAGATTGCATGATCAATCGTTTATTGGCAATCGAGCCGAAAACGTTACTGATCCACCGCTTAGATCGTGATACTTCAGGTATTTTGGTGTTTGGCTTAAGCAAAGCAGGTCAAAAATCCATTTCTCGCCAATTCCAAGAACGTCAGACGGATAAAACCTATCAGGCACTTGTGGTGGGTACACTTGAAGGCGGAGGCACAGTCGATGTTCCTGTCATCTACGATCCAAGCCGTCCTCCGCTGCATATTGCAGAACCTACGCATAACAAGCCCGCGCTCACGCATTGGCAAGCCATTGAGCATCTTGAAATTCAAGGTCAGGCTGTAACACGGGTCAAATTGACACCGATTACAGGTCGTTCACATCAGCTTCGCGTCCATATGCAGTACTTAGGTCATCCGATTGTGGGTGATACTTTGTATGCTTCTCCCAAAGACCAAGCCTTGATGCCGCGATTGTGTTTACATGCAGAACGCTTGAGTTTTCAACATCCCATTTCAAATGAGGCTGTGGAATACCATTATTCGGTCCCATTCTAG
- a CDS encoding HAD-IB family phosphatase produces the protein MHAQNPKPKTLVLFDFDGTLYPHDSFTGFIFYALPKMHIIKRGISVLPWIIGYYLKLYPAHKMRPKLYSAMFRNTHFTEIDNLAESYAKKLIAHLDPALFEQLIKHQQCDHEIILVSATIDLYLNKVATQLGIQVICSQVEIQQAQLTGAYLTADCSQQHKKQRVLNDYPVDPYPLIYAYGNSHEDAAMLSLAQHAFMVGTDTQLPEL, from the coding sequence ATGCATGCACAGAATCCGAAACCTAAAACTCTAGTCTTATTTGATTTTGATGGCACCCTGTATCCGCATGACAGCTTTACAGGGTTTATTTTCTATGCCTTACCCAAAATGCATATTATTAAGCGTGGCATTTCAGTTTTACCGTGGATTATTGGCTATTATTTAAAGCTGTATCCCGCGCATAAAATGCGTCCGAAGCTTTATTCAGCTATGTTTAGAAATACGCATTTCACCGAAATAGACAATTTAGCTGAATCTTATGCCAAAAAATTAATTGCTCATTTAGATCCAGCCCTGTTTGAACAACTTATCAAGCATCAACAATGTGATCATGAAATCATTCTGGTCTCAGCAACCATTGATCTTTATTTAAATAAAGTGGCAACTCAGTTAGGCATTCAGGTGATTTGCAGCCAAGTTGAGATTCAACAAGCTCAGTTGACTGGAGCTTATCTCACTGCTGATTGTAGTCAGCAGCATAAAAAACAGCGCGTTTTAAACGATTATCCTGTGGATCCATATCCGCTTATTTATGCGTATGGCAATAGCCATGAAGATGCAGCCATGTTAAGTCTTGCTCAGCATGCATTTATGGTGGGCACAGATACGCAGCTTCCCGAGCTCTAA
- a CDS encoding phosphopantetheine-binding protein has protein sequence MLYPMPKKIQLAPSQAKWQLSTTDSVLVLVGLQNLRAESSIQDSDLMNNLVQLTNRAKTLNIPIVDLYGDDLMQGMQQLGEYVSTHPQLMIAGQISPMLKQILPHISSVTDQICLIDDAILMANQEQHIQWIDNNTAQGIHHMNAYSLMRLWNLNAPSHYILSTKGIMLAVAEAIEMDALEIDPYVSLNSYGLDSVAIVSLVGLWRAHGANISYEDVLTHNTLHELVSLILQSAA, from the coding sequence ATGCTGTATCCCATGCCTAAAAAAATCCAACTCGCACCCTCCCAAGCGAAATGGCAACTATCAACAACTGACTCAGTTTTAGTATTAGTTGGATTACAAAACCTTCGTGCGGAATCAAGCATTCAAGACTCAGATCTGATGAACAACCTCGTTCAACTGACCAATCGCGCTAAGACTTTAAATATTCCTATTGTAGATTTGTATGGCGATGACCTCATGCAAGGTATGCAACAACTTGGTGAATATGTCTCAACCCATCCACAACTGATGATTGCAGGGCAGATTAGCCCAATGCTGAAACAAATCTTGCCACATATCAGTAGTGTGACGGATCAAATCTGTCTTATTGATGATGCAATTTTAATGGCAAATCAAGAACAACATATTCAATGGATCGATAACAATACCGCACAAGGTATTCATCATATGAATGCTTATAGCCTGATGCGTTTATGGAATCTGAATGCACCATCACATTATATCTTGTCGACCAAAGGCATCATGCTTGCGGTGGCAGAAGCCATTGAAATGGATGCATTAGAAATTGATCCTTACGTGAGTTTAAACAGCTATGGACTCGATTCAGTAGCGATTGTGAGCTTGGTTGGACTATGGCGTGCGCATGGTGCGAATATCAGCTACGAAGATGTCTTAACCCACAACACATTGCATGAATTGGTCAGCCTGATACTGCAATCGGCTGCCTAA